A single genomic interval of Candidatus Binataceae bacterium harbors:
- a CDS encoding nuclear transport factor 2 family protein — protein sequence MVDVNLLQDRLDVEELYSRYAVAIDNNQADEWVACFTEEGSFESARFGKHLGREGLKKFTKLYRESLGGAGVLHVITNVYFKLEGDGGAGGCYLVYYHCKEGKIQQAAVGRYKDTLRKVNGRWHFASRVVTLDGHH from the coding sequence ATGGTTGACGTAAACCTGCTGCAGGACCGCCTCGACGTTGAGGAGCTCTATTCGCGCTACGCGGTGGCGATCGACAACAACCAGGCCGATGAGTGGGTGGCGTGCTTCACCGAAGAGGGCAGCTTCGAAAGCGCGCGTTTTGGAAAACACCTCGGCAGAGAGGGCCTTAAGAAGTTCACCAAGCTCTATCGCGAGTCACTGGGCGGCGCCGGGGTGCTGCACGTGATCACGAACGTGTACTTCAAGCTCGAGGGTGACGGCGGCGCGGGAGGCTGCTACCTGGTTTACTACCACTGCAAGGAAGGAAAGATTCAGCAGGCAGCGGTCGGACGTTACAAGGATACCCTGCGCAAGGTGAACGGTCGCTGGCATTTCGCGAGCCGAGTGGTCACCTTGGACGGTCATCACTGA